GTATCCAATCCCGGTACCACCTCAGGGGTTTGCCAGGCTGCAAGCCGGGCCAGTTGGTTCAACCCGAGGCTCGATTCCAGACTTGAGCTGATCACCGGGATCAGCCCCACTTCCCGCGATGCCGCGACCAGCTCCAGACAACGCTGCACCGAGCCGACCAGCGTTGGTTTAATCACAATCGCCACCACGCCCGGCTCGGCTTTCACCGTGAATCCCGGCTCGCGCACGGTTTCATCCCAGGCAATCGCAATGCCGGTCTCCTCGGCAAACGCCAGGCTTTCTGCTGGTGTACGGCAGGGCTCTTCCAAAAAGGCGATCCCGGCCCGGTGTTGCGGCGCGACGTACTTGGCAAACTGGCGCGCTTTGAGCGGGGTCCACTGCCGGTTGGCATCCAGGCGCAGACGAATCCCGGGGATCGCTTCAATAAACATATTGGCGATCATCCCGTCGCGCACCGCCTCGTACATACCGACTTTCATTTTGGCCACCGGCTGACCCGAATGTTGGCTCAAGCGCTCCACCAGCTCATCCGGATCGCCCGAGCACAGCGGAGCAACCTGATAATTCCCTTCCGTCGGTAAATCACCCGTCAGCTCCAGCAGCGCCATACTGAGACCAAACGCCACGGAAGGAAACGCGCCGGATAGATCCCATGAACCGTCGGCCTGCCATTGGGCCAACAGGGCCTGGGCCTGCTCACCGGCTTCCGTCAACGACTCGGCACTGAACTCCGGCAAGGGAGCGATTTCGCCATAGCCAACACGGTCCCCGTCCCTGAGTTCAACCACCCAGCCTTCGCGGGTTGCCAGACGCTGGGAGCGCAGAATCACCCCCGAGTCCATCGGTAACTGATATTGATA
Above is a window of Photobacterium sp. TY1-4 DNA encoding:
- the menC gene encoding o-succinylbenzoate synthase, which encodes MTRHATLYQYQLPMDSGVILRSQRLATREGWVVELRDGDRVGYGEIAPLPEFSAESLTEAGEQAQALLAQWQADGSWDLSGAFPSVAFGLSMALLELTGDLPTEGNYQVAPLCSGDPDELVERLSQHSGQPVAKMKVGMYEAVRDGMIANMFIEAIPGIRLRLDANRQWTPLKARQFAKYVAPQHRAGIAFLEEPCRTPAESLAFAEETGIAIAWDETVREPGFTVKAEPGVVAIVIKPTLVGSVQRCLELVAASREVGLIPVISSSLESSLGLNQLARLAAWQTPEVVPGLDTMQLFLAQLETPWPECPLPITPLSSLEVVWQQH